In the Arachis ipaensis cultivar K30076 chromosome B10, Araip1.1, whole genome shotgun sequence genome, one interval contains:
- the LOC107622722 gene encoding pentatricopeptide repeat-containing protein At2g22070-like: MGITKPPCISSYASHSDLYADVLQSAIKSRDPFVGRSVHARIIKHGLHLGVFLMNNLLNFYAKTGSFSDVHRVFAEMPLKTIFSWNTILSAYAKRGNFEAARRVFDEIPEPDSVSWTSMIVGYNMLGRCDNAIHMFLRMISCGVSPTQFTFTNVLASCAATEALDIGRKVHSFIVKLGLSSVVPVANSLLNMYAKSGDSVMAKVVFDRMRLKDKSTWNTMISMHMRFGQLDLGLAHFQEMTDPDIVSWNSIITGYTHQGHDVKALEVFSLMLNSSSSKPDKYTLGSVLSACANLENLKLGKQIHAYMVRANLDISGAVRNALILMYAKAGGIEIAHRIVDIIGISNLDVIAFTSLLDGFVKIGDINPARDIFDSLEYPDVVAWTAMIVGYAQNGLLSDALDLFRKMVREGPKPNNYTLAAVLSVFSSLASLGHGKQLHATAIRLQEASSISVGNALITMYSRSGSIRDARKVFKQICSNKNKLTWTCMIIALAQHGFGKDAVELFDTMLKLDIEPDQITYVGVLSACSHVGLVQQGFIKMWI; this comes from the exons ATGGGGATCACAAAACCTCCTTGCATTAGTTCTTATGCTTCCCATTCCGATTTATACGCCGATGTTCTCCAATCCGCTATCAAATCCAGAGACCCTTTTGTCGGAAGATCCGTTCATGCTCGAATCATCAAACATGGCCTTCACTTGGGTGTCTTCTTGATGAACAATCTCCTCAATTTTTATGCTAAAACTGGATCCTTCTCTGATGTTCACCGCGTGTTCGCTGAAATGCCGctgaagaccattttctcttgGAACACCATTCTGTCAGCATATGCCAAAAGGGGGAACTTCGAAGCTGCACGGCGAGTGTTTGATGAAATTCCTGAACCCGATTCTGTTTCCTGGACTTCAATGATAGTGGGGTATAACATGTTGGGTCGTTGTGATAATGCCATTCATATGTTTCTCAGGATGATTTCATGTGGAGTGTCGCCAACCCAGTTCACATTTACCAATGTTCTTGCTTCATGTGCTGCAACTGAAGCACTGGATATTGGTAGAAAGGTTCACTCCTTCATTGTAAAACTTGGATTATCCAGTGTTGTTCCTGTGGCCAATTCACTTCTTAACATGTATGCAAAGTCAGGTGATTCAGTAATGGCAAAGGTTGTGTTTGACCGGATGAGGTTGAAAGACAAATCAACTTGGAATACTATGATTTCAATGCATATGCGTTTTGGTCAACTTGACCTTGGACTTGCCCATTTTCAGGAAATGACTGATCCAGACATTGTCTCTTGGAATTCGATCATTACAGGATATACTCATCAAGGGCATGATGTCAAAGCCCTTGAAGTTTTTTCGCTTATGCTTAACAGTTCATCTTCAAAGCCAGATAAGTACACCTTGGGAAGTGTTTTGTCAGCTTGTGCCAATCTTGAAAATTTGAAACTTGGGAAACAAATCCATGCGTACATGGTAAGAGCTAATCTAGACATATCTGGAGCCGTGAGAAATGCTCTGATCTTAATGTATGCAAAGGCTGGTGGCATTGAAATTGCTCATAGGATTGTAGATATTATAGGTATCTCAAATCTTGATGTTATAGCATTCACATCACTGTTAGATGGCTTTGTCAAAATTGGGGATATAAACCCGGCAAGAGATATATTTGACTCACTAGAATATCCAGATGTAGTTGCATGGACAGCCATGATTGTAGGTTATGCACAGAATGGTTTACTTAGCGATGCTTTGGATCTCTTCAGGAAAATGGTTAGAGAAGGTCCAAAGCCAAACAACTATACTTTAGCTGCAGTTTTAAGTGTCTTTTCAAGCTTGGCTTCACTTGGTCACGGTAAGCAGCTTCATGCAACTGCCATAAGATTGCAAGAAGCATCATCAATTTCTGTTGGTAATGCTTTAATTACTATGTATTCAAGATCAGGAAGCATCAGAGATGCAAGGAAAGTATTCAAACAGATATGCTCTAACAAGAATAAATTGACTTGGACTTGCATGATTATAGCTCTAGCTCAACATGGTTTTGGAAAAGATGCCGTAGAACTGTTTGACACTATGCTGAAACTTGATATAGAGCCTGACCAAATTACTTATGTTGGTGTCTTGTCTGCTTGTTCGCATGTGGGATTGGTACAACAGG GGTTCATAAAAATGTGGATTTAG